The proteins below come from a single Mycobacterium parmense genomic window:
- a CDS encoding nucleotide sugar dehydrogenase, translated as MTAQPDTRICIIGGAGHVGLPLALVLAEEGFRVDILDTNAAALRSIMAGRMPFVEEGADELLKRILPTGRLSATTDSWAVRNSDIVICVVGTPVDEYLTPQAHTFFRIIDEISPYFHDGQTLILRSTVYPGLSRRVHEMFQERGIGVHVTFCPERIAQGHSIRELRVIPQIISGFDAEGCRVVRELFSRIAGEIIEVQPQEAELAKLFCNAYRYIQFAVANQFYLLSREAGLDFNSVHHAATYKNGRVDSMPRAGLAAGPCLLKDTMQLAAFSNNNFMLGHAAMLINEGQPQFIVNMLKRRVDLRHKTVGLLGMTFKADCDDTRDSLSFKLRHLLMLEAKKVMLHDPFLDGPDYHALDAVLGRADVLVVGVPHSIYRGLRIPHGKIVEDVWGCLDLSELEDKAPRDAAFARAGTGAAGQ; from the coding sequence ATGACAGCTCAACCCGATACGCGGATCTGCATCATCGGCGGCGCTGGGCATGTCGGACTGCCGCTGGCCCTGGTTCTCGCGGAAGAGGGGTTCCGCGTGGACATCCTCGACACCAACGCCGCCGCGTTGAGGTCGATCATGGCCGGCCGCATGCCGTTCGTCGAGGAGGGCGCAGACGAACTTCTCAAGCGCATACTGCCGACCGGACGTCTCTCGGCGACCACCGACTCATGGGCTGTGCGCAACTCCGACATCGTGATCTGTGTCGTCGGGACGCCGGTCGACGAATACCTGACTCCTCAGGCGCACACCTTCTTTCGGATCATCGACGAGATCAGCCCGTATTTCCATGACGGGCAGACGCTGATCCTGCGAAGCACCGTCTACCCGGGGCTGAGCCGGCGCGTGCACGAGATGTTCCAGGAGCGCGGGATCGGTGTGCACGTGACCTTTTGCCCCGAACGGATCGCGCAGGGGCACTCGATCCGCGAACTGAGGGTCATCCCGCAGATCATCAGTGGGTTCGATGCCGAGGGGTGTCGAGTCGTGCGTGAACTCTTCTCACGGATAGCCGGCGAGATCATCGAGGTACAACCGCAGGAAGCCGAGCTGGCCAAGCTTTTCTGCAACGCCTACCGCTACATCCAATTCGCGGTCGCCAACCAGTTCTACCTGCTCAGCCGCGAGGCCGGCCTCGACTTCAACAGCGTCCACCACGCGGCCACCTACAAGAACGGCCGGGTCGACAGCATGCCCAGGGCCGGCTTGGCGGCCGGGCCCTGCCTGCTGAAGGACACCATGCAGCTCGCCGCCTTCAGCAACAACAACTTCATGCTCGGGCATGCGGCCATGCTGATCAACGAAGGCCAGCCGCAGTTCATCGTCAACATGCTCAAGCGCCGAGTCGACTTGCGCCACAAGACCGTTGGCCTTCTCGGGATGACGTTCAAGGCCGACTGCGACGACACGCGTGATTCGCTCAGCTTCAAGCTGCGGCATCTGCTCATGCTCGAGGCCAAGAAGGTCATGCTGCACGACCCCTTCCTGGACGGCCCGGACTACCACGCCCTCGATGCGGTTCTCGGTCGCGCCGACGTCCTGGTGGTCGGCGTGCCGCATTCCATCTACCGGGGTCTGCGAATCCCGCACGGAAAGATCGTCGAAGACGTGTGGGGATGTCTGGACCTCAGCGAGCTGGAAGACAAGGCGCCACGCGATGCCGCTTTCGCGCGGGCCGGCACAGGTGCGGCGGGCCAGTGA